A genomic region of Methanobacterium sp. SMA-27 contains the following coding sequences:
- a CDS encoding tetratricopeptide repeat protein, giving the protein MSEQDVEMFYKQAMSYLGQGEIDEALEFFDKALKLDDWYLPAWNDKGVAHLEKKDYVQALNCFEKVVLLDPVSSMPLYNKGYVQLILENYSDSIETFDSFLERYQNKDDFYKYALYLKGQAHYNLKEYEQAHETLEEAILQDKTFKEARELIIKVLNEEKKIK; this is encoded by the coding sequence ATGAGCGAACAAGACGTGGAAATGTTCTACAAACAGGCCATGTCCTATTTAGGACAAGGAGAAATAGATGAAGCTTTAGAATTTTTTGATAAAGCATTAAAACTTGATGACTGGTATTTACCTGCTTGGAATGATAAAGGGGTAGCACATCTGGAGAAAAAAGACTATGTTCAAGCATTAAATTGCTTTGAAAAGGTTGTTCTTTTAGATCCTGTAAGTAGCATGCCATTATATAATAAAGGATATGTTCAACTGATTTTAGAGAACTATTCCGATTCCATAGAAACTTTTGACTCTTTCCTAGAAAGGTATCAAAATAAGGATGATTTCTACAAATACGCACTCTACCTTAAGGGACAAGCACATTATAATCTAAAGGAATATGAACAGGCACATGAAACACTTGAAGAAGCAATACTTCAGGATAAAACTTTTAAAGAAGCACGTGAACTCATTATAAAAGTTTTAAATGAAGAAAAAAAGATAAAATAG
- a CDS encoding FxLYD domain-containing protein → MDNNVKYLTLSIIGLIVIVAGYVVLIQSAPQGPVAQSYVSNLTIINSNGSNINGVFVINGVVQNNNPFNISVINLNASGYNSTGKLVDTGDGFTTTTPIVAGGTANFTISLYDPQVQVKTYVAQVEDASK, encoded by the coding sequence ATGGATAATAATGTCAAGTATTTGACTTTGTCAATTATTGGGTTGATTGTTATTGTTGCGGGTTATGTTGTTTTAATTCAATCAGCACCGCAGGGACCAGTCGCACAGTCATATGTTAGTAATTTAACCATTATAAATTCCAATGGAAGTAATATCAATGGAGTTTTTGTGATAAATGGGGTAGTGCAGAATAATAATCCCTTTAACATCAGCGTGATCAATTTAAATGCAAGTGGTTACAACAGCACAGGTAAATTAGTTGATACAGGGGATGGTTTCACAACAACAACACCTATTGTTGCTGGTGGAACCGCCAACTTTACAATATCACTTTATGACCCACAAGTGCAGGTTAAGACTTATGTAGCACAAGTAGAAGATGCATCTAAATGA
- a CDS encoding metallophosphoesterase — translation MKDLKSNLIIVAIVIILASTVYLYNGFLKEDNLPQNWNQKQIELFSHSMDNFSFTFSGDERDDNGNFSKMITDINSNYPNISFNINGGDLKSSPSELQNFKNEYLNPGKNAHFNKPILFVIGNHEIINDPTESYFMNIFGSPTYYNFTENNAYFIVVDNANGQQLNDTQLTWLKNQLNISQNYKYRFVFMHIPLFSPRGEESGMKINGTGGANDLNTLLMLKMLP, via the coding sequence ATGAAAGATTTAAAGTCCAATTTAATCATAGTCGCAATCGTAATAATACTGGCTTCAACAGTTTATCTATATAATGGTTTCTTAAAAGAGGATAACCTGCCTCAAAACTGGAATCAGAAACAAATAGAACTTTTTAGCCATTCAATGGATAACTTTAGTTTTACATTTTCAGGTGATGAACGTGATGACAATGGAAATTTCTCCAAGATGATAACTGATATAAATTCCAATTATCCCAACATATCCTTCAATATCAATGGTGGAGATCTAAAATCGAGTCCAAGCGAACTTCAAAACTTCAAAAATGAATATTTAAACCCCGGTAAAAATGCACATTTCAATAAACCAATACTCTTTGTAATTGGAAATCATGAAATTATTAATGATCCCACGGAATCATACTTCATGAATATATTTGGTTCACCAACTTACTACAATTTCACAGAAAATAACGCTTACTTCATAGTGGTTGATAATGCCAATGGACAACAACTGAACGATACCCAGTTAACATGGCTGAAAAATCAACTAAATATAAGTCAGAACTATAAGTATAGATTTGTATTTATGCACATACCCTTATTCAGCCCCCGTGGAGAAGAATCGGGAATGAAAATCAATGGAACTGGCGGTGCAAACGATCTTAATACACTTTTGATGCTGAAAATGTTACCATGA
- a CDS encoding undecaprenyl-diphosphatase: MIEQINITLFHLINQYAGVNQLIDIIAVFMAQYMPVVIILVLAYLWIKNGNKCRNIILYGIYASIIGLAINLIIGLIYFHPRPFMIQMGTQLFQYPAETSFPSDHTTFMISIALMLIYFKETRMVGIGLFILGLTGGLARVFSGVHFPFDILGAIVVSIFSSILIYQFKDRLSPLNTAITRIYIKLFIK, translated from the coding sequence ATGATTGAACAAATTAATATTACACTATTCCACCTTATAAATCAATATGCCGGTGTAAATCAATTAATAGATATTATTGCTGTATTTATGGCCCAGTACATGCCTGTTGTGATTATTTTAGTACTGGCATACCTATGGATCAAGAATGGAAATAAATGCCGTAACATAATATTATATGGAATTTATGCTTCCATAATTGGCCTAGCAATTAATTTAATAATTGGATTAATCTATTTCCATCCAAGACCATTCATGATCCAAATGGGCACACAATTGTTCCAATATCCCGCTGAAACTTCATTCCCATCTGATCACACCACATTTATGATTTCAATAGCTTTGATGTTGATATACTTTAAAGAAACAAGAATGGTTGGTATTGGACTCTTTATACTAGGATTGACAGGCGGATTAGCAAGAGTATTCAGTGGAGTTCATTTCCCCTTTGATATTTTAGGTGCTATTGTTGTTTCCATATTTTCATCGATATTGATTTATCAATTTAAAGATCGATTGAGTCCATTAAACACTGCTATCACAAGAATTTACATAAAATTATTTATAAAATAA
- a CDS encoding SagB/ThcOx family dehydrogenase, whose amino-acid sequence MNDNFEDQIKKNRNFLKDSIRKTVDFSKTGQNTGERAPPIEKPINKGANIIDLVVDENWESKYKIPLAKAIKNRKSHRNYAGDLLSLEELSFLLWATQGVRYVEGVNAYRTVPSAGCRHSMETYLAVFNVEGLKNGIYRYLPLSHRLVFEFHEKDLNQKIINATFGQQFAGLSAVTFIWTAIPERMEWRYGPVSHKVIAMDAGHMGQNLYLACEAINAGTCAIAAYDQEYADKLLRIDGDNEFVIYFAPVGKLHNTKN is encoded by the coding sequence ATGAATGATAATTTTGAAGATCAAATTAAAAAGAACAGAAATTTTCTAAAGGACAGCATTAGAAAGACCGTTGATTTTTCTAAAACCGGACAGAACACAGGAGAAAGGGCTCCTCCTATTGAAAAACCCATTAATAAAGGTGCTAATATAATTGACCTTGTAGTTGATGAAAACTGGGAGAGCAAGTATAAAATACCGCTTGCAAAGGCCATAAAAAATAGAAAAAGCCATAGAAACTATGCTGGTGATCTATTGAGCTTGGAAGAATTATCCTTTTTATTATGGGCAACACAGGGAGTGCGTTATGTTGAAGGAGTGAATGCCTATCGAACAGTTCCATCTGCAGGATGCAGACATTCAATGGAAACATATCTTGCAGTTTTCAATGTTGAAGGTCTTAAAAATGGAATTTACCGTTATCTTCCACTATCTCATAGACTTGTTTTTGAATTCCATGAAAAGGATTTAAACCAGAAAATAATTAATGCAACCTTTGGCCAGCAGTTTGCAGGTCTATCAGCAGTTACATTCATCTGGACAGCCATACCCGAACGTATGGAATGGAGATATGGTCCTGTATCCCATAAGGTTATTGCAATGGATGCAGGACACATGGGTCAAAATCTATATTTGGCTTGCGAAGCTATAAACGCAGGTACCTGTGCAATTGCAGCTTACGATCAGGAGTATGCAGATAAATTGCTACGCATAGATGGGGATAACGAGTTTGTAATATATTTTGCACCAGTTGGAAAGTTACACAATACAAAAAACTAA
- a CDS encoding DUF308 domain-containing protein — MAEGRNVLFGILAILLGLIVMAFPLISVFLVSDIVAIGIIFIGVWLLAQSIEAWSSSKGLSILSLILGFIGVIVGIGLFGKIVAFSIFAGLIIYLGGFFLIISGILTLFSGKGNAGRWGGLLGIILGILYLIVGLYALNPFYLAILIGIWLVLTGIFMLFASADAAVEK; from the coding sequence ATGGCAGAGGGAAGAAATGTATTGTTCGGTATTTTAGCTATACTTTTAGGTTTAATTGTTATGGCATTTCCATTGATCAGTGTTTTTTTAGTCAGCGATATTGTTGCTATAGGAATAATATTCATAGGTGTTTGGTTACTTGCTCAGAGTATTGAAGCATGGAGCAGTAGTAAAGGACTTAGTATACTATCATTGATACTTGGATTTATAGGTGTCATAGTGGGTATTGGATTATTTGGTAAGATAGTTGCATTCAGTATTTTTGCAGGATTAATAATCTACCTAGGAGGATTTTTCCTAATTATATCCGGTATATTAACCCTATTTTCAGGTAAAGGAAATGCAGGTAGATGGGGAGGTCTTCTTGGAATAATACTAGGTATACTCTACCTAATAGTAGGATTATACGCATTAAACCCATTCTATCTGGCCATATTAATAGGTATCTGGCTGGTACTAACAGGAATATTCATGTTATTTGCATCTGCAGACGCAGCTGTAGAAAAATAA
- a CDS encoding flavodoxin domain-containing protein — MIKTLVIYSSKYGTTRDVARIISLITGPAIYSTVDEFKQEYIDFDFIVIGTPIYTEKIDPSIKKFAEENREWLKNKPLSLFCTCLDKNGGLERLTELQNLIGVRALSLKAIGGKLIVEDLDQDDHEQLKIFLDRVNLPMEDMDFYNQDEVVKYSLKLKSIKEKLMAPVKSGKLKTDVEEFLTSHNTCTLTTAHNNTVRSTPIEYNYKDGNIYILSEGGEKFANLLYNKNVSVAVYEDYTSMNNLKGMQITGEAAIIGSESQEYTDILTWKGLNADAIKKLPVKMNMIKIKLIKVEFLNSKFKSQGADAKQIYKFD; from the coding sequence ATGATCAAAACACTAGTGATTTACAGCAGTAAGTATGGAACTACAAGAGACGTGGCTAGAATCATATCACTTATTACAGGACCTGCAATTTACAGCACCGTTGATGAGTTTAAACAGGAGTATATTGACTTTGACTTTATTGTAATTGGAACACCAATTTACACAGAAAAAATAGATCCATCAATAAAAAAATTTGCTGAAGAAAACAGAGAATGGCTTAAAAATAAACCTTTATCCCTTTTCTGTACCTGTTTAGACAAAAATGGAGGATTAGAAAGACTCACCGAACTTCAAAACTTAATCGGTGTAAGAGCTCTAAGCTTGAAAGCAATTGGGGGAAAGTTAATTGTAGAGGATCTAGACCAAGATGATCATGAACAGCTTAAAATATTCTTAGACAGAGTAAATCTACCCATGGAAGACATGGATTTCTACAACCAAGATGAGGTAGTAAAATATTCCCTTAAACTTAAATCAATCAAAGAAAAGCTCATGGCTCCAGTTAAATCAGGAAAACTTAAAACTGATGTTGAGGAGTTTCTAACATCACATAACACATGCACACTAACAACAGCCCATAACAACACAGTTAGATCGACACCAATCGAATACAACTACAAAGACGGAAATATCTATATATTGAGTGAGGGTGGAGAGAAATTTGCAAACCTACTATACAATAAAAATGTGTCTGTAGCTGTTTATGAAGACTACACTTCAATGAACAATCTTAAAGGGATGCAAATAACAGGTGAAGCCGCTATAATTGGAAGTGAAAGTCAGGAATACACCGATATATTAACATGGAAAGGACTCAATGCTGATGCAATCAAAAAACTACCAGTTAAAATGAATATGATTAAAATAAAGCTAATTAAGGTTGAATTTTTAAATTCAAAATTTAAATCACAAGGAGCAGATGCAAAACAAATCTACAAATTTGATTAA
- a CDS encoding HEAT repeat domain-containing protein — protein MKFFIRNLKNDQWMVREESAEALGEIGDKLAVEPLIEILNDENWHVREAAALSLGILDDSTAMKPLINMLQDEKDSVRYGAALALSSVGDNSAINNLKLAANDESLMVRQIAEFAIEEINSRTLE, from the coding sequence ATGAAATTTTTTATTAGAAATTTAAAAAATGACCAGTGGATGGTTCGTGAAGAATCTGCAGAGGCTTTGGGGGAAATTGGAGATAAACTCGCTGTCGAACCACTGATAGAAATTTTGAACGATGAAAACTGGCATGTTAGAGAAGCAGCAGCACTTTCACTTGGAATTCTTGACGATTCAACTGCAATGAAACCTCTAATTAATATGCTACAAGATGAAAAGGACAGTGTAAGATATGGTGCAGCACTTGCATTATCATCAGTTGGTGATAATTCTGCAATTAACAATCTTAAACTGGCAGCTAACGATGAAAGTTTGATGGTACGACAAATTGCTGAATTTGCAATCGAAGAAATAAATTCGAGAACATTGGAATGA
- a CDS encoding DUF2193 domain-containing protein codes for MAELYEKMVREALAAQRADVDTISRNRGGKFKITDTKPYLDVVNEMTVADGQSKSVIDLHVNSVKTHYNTLVNLTDTIRPEDDPFVEHYQTPAVLEILYENDKSFKDSVDKFIEGIGKAEALIGREVVRRYGGFYGPTCVVDFALIPGSTSNIVNRILKNVDIPEVHKQAILSAKSWGMNTSYGIGEVFTTEVEEGRTLSDAIEMEVAMIKYIYESPIDAQAKLMDSMGHESFDVRKYMAEYKKKMTETVMNAVEDDVHYGNIVTVPAYCVGDISHHIAQSTYNMCKDDVVMAIIEATTGVMAETLNKALPNFKNEYEPLSLATGASACAVEYMLELDGFNAPMIVDLLTKRFHNYVQLYPTRGAAAELHNCDFMDMIYRGWKYLDKERRMKNGSRGKLAPEVAGYKVDLDPVHKNNVIMNPQRYAYPACAISVRFSALMRLADYPCLLTSEPVTATMMTNIIALHKENPASPARVCKNCASACLVDFRHCACQWKEAV; via the coding sequence ATGGCAGAACTATATGAAAAAATGGTAAGAGAAGCCCTTGCGGCACAAAGAGCTGATGTGGATACCATTAGTAGAAATAGGGGCGGGAAATTCAAAATAACAGATACTAAACCATATTTGGATGTTGTTAATGAAATGACAGTTGCAGATGGTCAGAGTAAATCGGTTATTGATCTACATGTAAATTCGGTTAAGACACACTACAATACATTGGTAAATCTTACAGATACGATTAGACCAGAAGATGATCCATTTGTTGAACATTACCAGACACCTGCAGTACTTGAAATTCTCTATGAAAATGATAAATCATTCAAAGACAGTGTTGATAAGTTTATAGAAGGAATTGGTAAGGCAGAGGCATTAATTGGTCGTGAAGTTGTTAGGCGTTATGGTGGATTTTATGGTCCTACATGTGTTGTTGACTTTGCACTCATACCTGGAAGTACAAGTAACATAGTTAACAGGATATTGAAGAATGTGGATATACCTGAGGTCCATAAACAGGCAATACTATCGGCAAAATCTTGGGGTATGAACACCTCCTATGGTATTGGTGAGGTATTTACAACAGAAGTTGAAGAGGGTAGGACATTAAGTGATGCAATTGAAATGGAAGTTGCAATGATCAAGTACATATATGAGAGTCCAATAGATGCACAGGCCAAGCTCATGGATTCTATGGGACATGAATCCTTTGATGTAAGGAAGTATATGGCAGAGTACAAGAAAAAAATGACTGAAACAGTAATGAATGCTGTTGAAGATGATGTTCACTATGGAAATATAGTTACAGTGCCTGCTTACTGTGTAGGGGATATATCTCACCATATTGCACAGTCAACATATAATATGTGTAAAGATGATGTTGTAATGGCAATAATAGAGGCAACAACCGGTGTTATGGCAGAAACACTTAACAAGGCACTTCCAAATTTCAAAAATGAATATGAACCTCTTTCACTAGCAACTGGAGCTTCTGCATGTGCAGTTGAATATATGCTGGAACTTGATGGTTTCAATGCACCAATGATTGTTGATCTGTTAACCAAGAGATTCCATAACTATGTTCAGCTTTATCCAACTAGGGGTGCTGCAGCAGAACTTCATAACTGTGACTTCATGGACATGATCTACAGGGGATGGAAGTACTTAGATAAGGAAAGGAGAATGAAAAACGGTTCAAGGGGAAAATTAGCACCTGAAGTTGCTGGTTACAAGGTTGATCTGGATCCTGTTCATAAAAATAATGTTATTATGAATCCTCAACGCTATGCATACCCTGCATGTGCAATATCTGTACGTTTCTCAGCTCTTATGCGTCTTGCAGATTATCCATGTCTATTAACAAGCGAACCAGTTACAGCTACCATGATGACCAATATCATAGCCCTCCATAAAGAAAATCCAGCTTCCCCTGCAAGAGTATGTAAAAACTGTGCATCTGCATGTCTTGTTGATTTCAGACACTGTGCATGCCAGTGGAAAGAAGCAGTATAG
- a CDS encoding DUF2180 family protein, producing the protein MKCYVDAMEGKDKDAVAICIVCGMGVCLDHAIREDVTIWEGGYPFPSEKVSKNIPRILCPACYAALKGGK; encoded by the coding sequence ATGAAATGTTATGTGGATGCAATGGAAGGTAAAGATAAAGACGCTGTTGCCATCTGTATTGTATGTGGAATGGGTGTGTGCCTGGATCATGCAATAAGAGAAGATGTAACTATATGGGAGGGTGGTTATCCATTTCCCTCTGAAAAAGTCAGTAAAAACATACCAAGAATACTGTGTCCTGCCTGTTATGCCGCTTTAAAAGGTGGTAAATAA
- a CDS encoding MIP/aquaporin family protein, whose protein sequence is MANLTKRMLAEFIGTFFLVFMGAGAAAITLMITKGTAAPNAFNIGIGALGGLADWLAIGLAFGLAITAAIYALGNISGCHINPAVTIGLWSVKKFPGRDVIPYIVSQLAGASVASILFAVIVGMGAVTIGGLGATAPFPGIGYVQALVAEIVGTFLLMLAIMGVAVDRRAPPGFAGLIIGLTVAGVITTVGNISGASLNPARTFGPYLGDSLMGGPNLWLFLPIYIIGPIVGAILAALAYNYMTSEEEASRD, encoded by the coding sequence ATGGCTAATTTAACCAAGAGGATGCTTGCTGAGTTTATTGGTACCTTTTTCCTGGTTTTTATGGGTGCAGGTGCCGCTGCAATCACTCTCATGATCACCAAGGGAACCGCTGCTCCAAATGCGTTTAACATAGGAATTGGTGCTCTTGGAGGATTAGCAGATTGGCTTGCTATTGGTCTTGCCTTTGGATTGGCAATTACAGCTGCTATATATGCTCTGGGAAATATTTCGGGATGTCATATTAACCCTGCAGTTACAATTGGTTTATGGTCTGTTAAAAAATTCCCAGGCCGTGATGTGATTCCCTATATTGTTTCACAGCTGGCTGGTGCATCTGTTGCCAGTATATTATTTGCTGTGATTGTTGGTATGGGTGCAGTTACAATTGGTGGTCTGGGTGCTACTGCTCCTTTTCCAGGAATTGGCTATGTGCAGGCTCTTGTGGCAGAAATAGTTGGTACATTCCTGTTAATGCTGGCCATAATGGGTGTTGCAGTTGATAGAAGAGCCCCTCCAGGATTTGCAGGTTTAATTATTGGTTTGACTGTTGCAGGTGTTATAACAACTGTTGGTAATATTTCGGGTGCATCCTTAAACCCTGCAAGGACATTTGGTCCATATCTTGGAGATTCGTTAATGGGTGGTCCCAATTTATGGCTGTTCCTCCCAATATATATAATTGGACCAATAGTAGGTGCTATTCTGGCAGCTTTAGCATATAATTATATGACAAGTGAAGAAGAAGCCAGCAGAGATTAG
- a CDS encoding histidine kinase dimerization/phosphoacceptor domain -containing protein, whose product MDINDITANLSGLPKDELVGKSFNEMDFYQTEDYSEQRIKFQEALNEKSPPPYISKVTINGNKHWIENRFTLLKNDDERSILLIANDITESKKAEKEIKSSLKEKENLLREIHHRVKNNMQIISSLLNLQTKYVNDVEAIDILQESQNRVKSMAMIHEKIYQSNDLEEINFADYIQSLISNLFYTYNVDKNLVKSTFKIENITLNMETAVPCGLIISELISNSLKYAFPNKMQGKISVSLKSIEDTYELVIKDNGIGLPEGLDLNNLKSLGLLLVKVLTEQIEGELIINSEKGTEFKILFKELEYNKRF is encoded by the coding sequence TTGGATATAAACGATATCACAGCAAATTTAAGCGGTTTACCTAAGGACGAATTGGTTGGCAAATCATTTAATGAAATGGACTTTTACCAAACAGAAGACTATTCAGAGCAAAGAATCAAATTTCAAGAAGCATTGAATGAAAAATCACCACCACCATATATTTCAAAAGTAACAATCAATGGAAACAAACATTGGATAGAAAACAGATTTACATTACTTAAAAATGATGATGAAAGATCCATACTTCTTATTGCCAATGATATTACAGAAAGTAAAAAAGCAGAAAAAGAGATAAAATCCTCACTTAAAGAAAAGGAAAATCTCTTAAGGGAAATACATCACCGAGTGAAAAATAATATGCAGATCATATCAAGTTTACTAAATCTGCAAACAAAGTATGTAAACGATGTTGAAGCAATTGATATTCTACAGGAAAGCCAGAACAGAGTTAAATCAATGGCCATGATACACGAAAAAATTTACCAATCAAATGATCTAGAAGAAATAAACTTTGCGGATTATATTCAAAGTCTTATCTCAAACCTTTTTTATACCTACAACGTAGACAAAAACCTTGTTAAATCAACTTTCAAAATAGAAAATATCACATTGAATATGGAAACAGCTGTTCCATGTGGCTTAATAATCAGTGAACTCATATCAAACAGCTTGAAATATGCATTCCCCAATAAAATGCAGGGAAAAATTTCAGTATCCCTCAAATCTATTGAAGATACATACGAACTCGTGATCAAAGACAATGGAATAGGATTACCTGAAGGACTAGACTTAAACAATTTAAAATCCCTTGGTTTATTACTTGTAAAAGTTTTAACAGAACAGATAGAAGGGGAATTAATTATCAATTCCGAAAAGGGAACAGAATTTAAAATTCTTTTCAAAGAATTGGAGTATAATAAAAGATTTTAA
- a CDS encoding PAS domain S-box protein, producing the protein MEYKPLISIKNFIILSLVIVISFALISILLSIEPLVRQFFSDITTPLIELMVIIILFYATTRSHGRFKIAWMLIMASVVSYTLGDISWAILELGYHTNPFPSISDIFYLLFYPLFALGLYYLSHFSFNRSEKIKISLNIGIIIVTISLIFWTFLIIPALSGEETLISTIVSIIYIIGDLLLFFVLLRVIYSKFSELYAPVIFLSIGILVQIFTDTIFALQTLQGTYISGGLLDTGWILSFVLIGIAAFIQASPEKMELKRYTQIKIWVQRSNFVTYLPLIWVVIAFTLLTWANENLSHSNIEIIEIVVGFIIGLVIIRQVITLNDNRNLYTAVKKENLNHKKTEELLIKSEKKYRELVDNSMVGVYKTDLNGDILFANNAMAKMFGYDNKEDIKTIKSTKLYKYPEDRKKMINLLINKEHISYHDVDMVTKDGKTLTVLLSASLEDITISGMLMDISERKKAEEALFDSEEKYRTLFEANPIYTNFTGYKR; encoded by the coding sequence ATGGAATATAAACCTTTAATATCGATTAAAAATTTTATAATACTCAGTTTAGTAATTGTAATCAGTTTTGCATTAATTTCAATACTGCTAAGTATTGAACCATTAGTGCGTCAATTTTTCAGTGATATAACTACTCCTTTAATTGAGTTAATGGTTATTATAATCCTATTCTACGCAACAACACGATCTCATGGCCGATTTAAAATAGCTTGGATGCTAATAATGGCATCTGTTGTATCTTATACATTAGGCGACATATCCTGGGCAATTCTAGAGCTTGGATATCATACCAATCCATTTCCTTCCATTTCAGATATTTTCTACCTACTATTTTATCCTCTATTTGCATTGGGATTATATTACCTGTCACATTTTTCATTCAACCGTAGCGAAAAAATTAAAATATCACTCAACATTGGAATAATTATAGTTACTATTAGCCTTATATTCTGGACTTTTTTAATTATACCCGCACTATCCGGTGAAGAAACCTTAATATCAACTATTGTATCCATAATTTATATAATTGGAGATCTATTACTCTTTTTTGTTTTATTAAGAGTGATTTACAGCAAGTTTAGCGAACTTTATGCACCTGTAATATTTTTGAGTATTGGAATTTTAGTCCAAATATTCACAGACACTATTTTTGCACTGCAAACATTACAGGGAACATATATTTCAGGAGGATTGCTTGATACGGGATGGATATTAAGTTTTGTTTTGATAGGTATAGCTGCATTCATACAGGCCAGCCCAGAAAAAATGGAACTAAAAAGATATACTCAAATAAAAATATGGGTTCAAAGATCCAATTTTGTAACCTATCTCCCACTTATATGGGTGGTAATAGCATTCACACTGCTTACATGGGCAAATGAAAATTTATCCCATTCAAATATTGAAATCATTGAAATAGTTGTTGGATTTATTATTGGACTCGTAATTATTAGACAAGTTATAACCCTAAATGATAATAGAAACCTGTATACAGCTGTAAAGAAGGAAAATCTTAACCATAAAAAAACAGAAGAATTACTTATTAAAAGTGAAAAAAAGTACAGAGAATTGGTTGATAATTCAATGGTTGGAGTATATAAAACCGATCTAAACGGGGATATATTGTTTGCAAACAATGCAATGGCAAAAATGTTTGGTTATGATAATAAAGAAGATATTAAAACAATTAAAAGCACAAAGCTCTATAAATATCCCGAAGACAGGAAAAAGATGATTAATTTACTAATCAACAAAGAACATATCAGTTATCATGATGTTGACATGGTTACGAAAGATGGAAAAACATTGACAGTACTCCTTAGTGCAAGTCTTGAAGATATTACTATTTCTGGAATGTTAATGGATATCAGCGAAAGAAAGAAAGCTGAAGAAGCACTATTTGATAGTGAAGAGAAATACAGAACTCTATTTGAGGCAAATCCCATATATACAAATTTTACTGGATATAAACGGTAA
- a CDS encoding PsbP-related protein: MKKYIFIVIALVGLVVLASGCTSTPGNNTTSTKTYNANGISFNYPSSWFILADNTTENGTVIALGDVSFNQTNGTQGNGVTMIKLAQNANSTKDLTDLKTQLSSLNGTNSTVTIAGVTANVTTVNLSSNNTTAQLKFIDFQRNNFQYLIQYVTVSSDFQKQAGLFDTITNSLKVQ, from the coding sequence ATGAAAAAATATATTTTTATTGTAATTGCTCTTGTTGGACTGGTTGTACTCGCATCGGGTTGTACCAGCACACCAGGAAACAATACAACATCGACAAAAACCTATAATGCAAATGGAATATCCTTTAATTATCCATCAAGTTGGTTTATCCTTGCCGATAACACAACCGAAAATGGAACTGTAATAGCACTTGGAGATGTATCATTCAACCAGACAAATGGTACACAAGGTAATGGTGTAACCATGATAAAGTTAGCACAAAATGCCAATTCAACTAAAGATTTAACTGATCTAAAAACTCAGTTATCATCTCTGAATGGAACTAACAGCACAGTAACCATAGCCGGTGTAACAGCTAATGTAACAACTGTCAATCTTAGCTCAAACAATACAACTGCCCAGTTAAAATTCATTGACTTCCAAAGAAATAATTTCCAATACTTGATACAGTATGTAACAGTTTCTTCAGACTTCCAAAAACAGGCAGGATTATTTGACACAATAACAAATAGTTTGAAAGTACAATAA